The Lates calcarifer isolate ASB-BC8 linkage group LG6, TLL_Latcal_v3, whole genome shotgun sequence genome includes a region encoding these proteins:
- the dhh gene encoding desert hedgehog protein, giving the protein MKQSRWARLVQPCLLAAWTCIWLVQGCGPGPGYGIRPRPRKLTAMHYKQFFPNFSENNLGASGRAEGKITRNSERFNELVCNYNPDIVFKDEENTNADRFMTKRCKDCLNRLAIAVMNQWPGVHLRVTEAWDEDGHHPPGSLHYEGRAVDITTDDRETEKYGLLAQLAVEAGFDWVHYESKYHIHCSVKADHSVAVEKGGCFPGWARVTVAGGGQKSLSLLAPGDRVMALSGTGQVVFSQVILFLHRDQESWSTFLSLETEDGHRLALTPHHLVFLAPHCRSDSSEYQAQFASRAKAGDCVLIHAAEGPVRPSRIISVSVEESMGVYAPLTETGTLFVDGVLASSYALVEHHRLAHWAFLPLRLLSSFNQLLWGEATKEQQMTDGQTACTKTPFYCSTLATQDKTGIYVNNGILNKQNNMSEPLRMEIKERCSSHSKTSDVHWYARLLYSFGCVFLDSNSFHP; this is encoded by the exons ATGAAGCAGTCTCGTTGGGCCCGCCTGGTGCAGCCCTGCCTGCTTGCTGCCTGGACCTGCATATGGCTGGTGCAGGGATGCGGACCAGGCCCCGGGTACGGCATCCGCCCCAGGCCCAGGAAACTCACAGCCATGCACTACAAGCAGTTTTTCCCCAACTTCTCAGAAAACAACCTCGGGGCCAGCGGGAGAGCAGAGGGCAAGATCACCCGCAACTCTGAGCGCTTCAACGAACTCGTGTGCAACTATAACCCAGACATTGTCTTCAAAGATGAGGAGAACACCAATGCGGACCGCTTCATGACCAAG CGATGCAAGGACTGTTTGAACAGGTTGGCTATCGCAGTGATGAACCAGTGGCCAGGTGTACACCTACGTGTGACAGAGGCCTGGGATGAGGACGGTCACCATCCTCCTGGCTCTCTCCACTACGAAGGCCGGGCCGTGGATATAACCACTGACGACAGAGAAACGGAGAAGTATGGTCTCCTCGCCCAGCTGGCCGTGGAGGCTGGCTTTGACTGGGTCCACTACGAGTCCAAATATCATATCCACTGCTCGGTAAAAGCTG ATCACTCTGTTGCAGTGGAAAAAGGTGGATGTTTCCCAGGCTGGGCCCGGGTGACTGTAGCTGGAGGGGGGCAGAAGAGCCTGTCATTGCTGGCTCCTGGGGACAGAGTCATGGCCCTGTCTGGGACAGGCCAAGTTGTGTTTAGCCAAGTCATCTTGTTTCTGCACCGGGACCAAGAAAGCTGGtctacttttctgtctctggagACAGAAGACGGCCATAGATTGGCCCTCACTCCGCATCACTTGGTCTTTTTAGCCCCCCATTGCAGATCCGACAGCAGCGAGTACCAGGCTCAGTTTGCAAGCAGAGCCAAAGCAGGAGACTGTGTTCTCATCCATGCAGCAGAGGGTCCCGTGCGTCCATCTCGAATCATCTCAGTCTCGGTAGAAGAGAGTATGGGAGTGTACGCGCCcttgacagaaacaggaactTTGTTTGTTGATGGAGTGCTTGCATCCAGCTATGCACTGGTGGAGCACCACAGACTCGCACACTGGGCATTTTTACCTCTGCGACTCCTGTCCTCTTTCAACCAGCTGCTCTGGGGGGAAGCAACAAAAGAACAGCAGATGACTGATGGTCAAACAGCTTGCACTAAGACTCCATTTTATTGTAGCACTTTGGCCACACAGGACAAAACAGGTATATATGTGAATAATGGTAttctgaacaaacaaaacaatatgagtGAACCTCTGAGAATGGAAATTAAAGAGAGGTGCTCCTCGCACAGTAAGACATCGGATGTGCACTGGTATGCTAGACTACTGTACAGTTTTGGATGTGTCTTTTTAGACTCCAACTCATTTCATCCTTAA
- the ikzf4 gene encoding zinc finger protein Eos isoform X1, with the protein MGPEVDWDSQVKKKNPGDAVVAWENKQLSRQLKRETPIGRQESGERMNADDCNGRSYAQGNGGESSTEQDFYGALQGPSARSPNSQQSSPHRSLSANSIKVELCSDDESPGAPQPENREAVRDDSRRDDRGEPMEEGNAEFAGAGRDRASIYREMASPKAASPGPIRLPNGKLQCEVCGMICIGPNVLMVHKRSHTGERPFQCNQCGASFTQKGNLLRHIKLHSGEKPFKCPTCNYACRRRDALAGHLRTHAVSSPTVGKPFKCSYCSRSYKQQSTLEEHLERCHSYLKSLDHQTAVNTQTAQGEESVSMEIISKPVLQPSNEKIQFVDRLTSITKRKRSTPQKFLGEKHMHLDLPDAPYELSSGSEKEGDLMSSQPAGDSVGLAGSHLQGARGKGENHESPALSQLHPAFLTELRTVIGSINSNVTPQGPRAHGGGGLAAMSLGLAGREAGEGRVDQPSANSHTTSPNGCPDSTDTESTAEEQSTRATAPTSTSNNHHLHYQTPALPRSHPTSSPSQAKDLDQEWERACPVPTAMVKRSPGSPLSSRETVQVLDRDGRPVRSFHCRHCRILFLDHVMFTIHMGCHGFRQPFECNICGHRSQDRYEFSSHISRGEHQVG; encoded by the exons ATGGGCCCGGAAGTTGATTGGGATTCccaggtaaagaaaaaaaatcccgGAGATGCTGTCGTCGCCTGGGAAAACAAACAGCTATCCAGACAATTAAAAAGGGAAACGCCGATCGGTCGCCAG GAATCTGGTGAGAGAATGAATGCTGATGACTGCAATGGGCGCTCATATGCACAAG GTAATGGAGGAGAGTCATCAACGGAGCAGGATTTTTATGGCGCGCTGCAGGGCCCTTCAGCAAGATCTCCAAACAGTCAGCAGTCCTCACCACACCGCTCCCTTAGTG CAAACTCCATCAAGGTTGAGCTGTGCAGTGATGATGAGTCACCAGGTGCTCCACAGCCAGAGAACAGGGAGGCTGTGAGGGATGATAGCAGGAGGGATGACAGAGGGGAACCCATGGAAGAAGGGAACGCCGAGTTTGCCGGAGCTGGAAGAGACAGAGCGAGCATTTACAGAGAGATGGCCAGTCCAAAAGCTGCCTCGCCGGGTCCTATCCGGCTCCCCAATGGGAAGCTCCAGTGTGAGGTTTGTGGGATGATCTGCATCGGACCCAATGTGCTGATGGTTCACAAGCgaagtcacacag GTGAGAGGCCGTTTCAGTGTAACCAGTGTGGGGCTTCCTTCACCCAGAAGGGGAACTTGCTGCGCCACATCAAGCTGCATTCGGGAGAGAAGCCTTTCAAATGTCCCACTTGCAACTATGCTTGTCGCCGTAGAGATGCCCTGGCTGGACATCTGCGCACGCATGCAG TGTCTTCGCCGACAGTGGGAAAACCTTTCAAGTGCAGCTACTGCAGTCGCAGCTACAAGCAACAGAGCACACTGGAAGAACATCTGGAGCGCTGCCATAGTTATCTGAAGAGTCTGGACCACCAGACAGCAGTCAACACGCAGACAGCACAGG GTGAAGAGTCAGTAAGCATGGAGATAATCTCTAAACCTGTGCTCCAGCCATCCAATGAAAAAATCCAGTTTGTGGATAGACTGACCAGTATCACCAAACGCAAGAGATCAACACCACAGAAGTTTTtgg GTGAGAAGCACATGCACCTTGACCTACCTGACGCACCTTATGAATTGTCCTCTGGCTCTGAGAAAGAGGGGGACCTCATGAGCTCTCAGCCTGCTGGGGACTCGGTTGGGCTGGCTGGTTCACACCTCCAAGGCGCCAGGGGTAAAGGTGAGAACCATGAGTCGCCTGCACTGTCTCAGCTCCATCCTGCCTTCCTGACGGAGCTCCGCACGGTTATAGGCTCCATCAACAGCAACGTGACTCCTCAGGGCCCCCGAGCACATGGCGGAGGTGGGCTGGCAGCGATGTCTCTCGGGCTGGCAGGGCGGGAGGCAGGCGAAGGCCGTGTTGACCAACCCTCAGCCAATAGCCATACCACCTCGCCCAACGGCTGTCCCGACTctacagacacagagagcacagCAGAAGAGCAGAGCACAAGGGCTACAGCCCCGACAAGTACCTCCAACAACCACCACCTCCACTACCAAACCCCAGCACTGCCCCGCAGCCATCCCACTTCCAGCCCCAGCCAGGCCAAAGACTTGGACCAAGAGTGGGAGAGAGCGTGTCCTGTGCCCACCGCCATGGTAAAGAGGAGCCCTGGCTCACCCCTTTCTTCAAGGGAGACAGTGCAGGTGTTAGACAGGGACGGCAGGCCTGTGCGCTCCTTCCACTGCCGGCACTGCCGCATCCTCTTCCTGGACCATGTCATGTTCACCATCCACATGGGTTGTCACGGTTTTCGCCAACCCTTCGAGTGCAACATCTGTGGCCACCGCAGCCAGGACCGCTACGAGTTCTCATCTCACATCAGCCGCGGAGAGCACCAGGTGGGCTGA
- the dnajc22 gene encoding dnaJ homolog subfamily C member 22 — translation MAKSVMLAYALWAVGGPLGLHHLYLGRDSHALLWMLTLGGFGFGWAREVIRIPAYVGEANQDAERERKRRLAMVPPPVSPVRFAGQVCVGIYFGTVALIGLNSLSFFYLIVLPLCVGAGVHLVSSVGQQTSDLQKTLTACLITSPVFYGSTLSPLPISLAASVTAAQHRRFKTPQTPQSTEELGPRLYRLGLAWLAFSAPLGYCIFHNTTATLYYLSDCVAALLDIFWFLPWLRNVLEYILLMPYRILCVLTGGGYYEEAWRKVLETLLKEHSEREKEALQILSLEAEASLEEITRSYRELAKTWHPDHNPRKDAEAMFVKIQEAYEVLLRRHKPHRFK, via the exons ATGGCAAAAAGTGTAATGCTGGCCTATGCCCTGTGGGCAGTAGGTGGACCTTTGGGCCTTCACCATTTATATTTAGGAAGAGACAGCCATGCTCTGTTATGGATGCTAACCCTGGGAGGGTTTGGGTTTGGCTGGGCCAGAGAGGTCATACGTATCCCTGCTTATGTTGGTGAGGCCAATCAAGAtgcagagcgagagagaaagagacggCTCGCCATGGTCCCTCCGCCCGTAAGCCCCGTCAGATTTGCTGGTCAGGTGTGTGTTGGGATCTACTTTGGCACTGTAGCTCTGATAGGACTGAACTCCCTCAGTTTCTTCTACTTGATCGTTCTGCCTTTATGTGTGGGTGCCGGGGTACATCTGGTGTCCAGTGTTGGCCAACAGACATCTGACCTCCAAAAAACTTTGACTGCCTGTCTCATAACCTCCCCAGTGTTCTATGGCAGCACCTTGTCACCTCTCCCTATTAGCCTGGCAGCCAGTGTCACTGCTGCACAGCACCGCAGGTTTAAAACCCCACAGACGCCTCAGAGCACCGAGGAACTGG GTCCACGGCTTTACAGACTTGGACTAGCTTGGCTGGCCTTCTCTGCTCCGCTGGGTTACTGTATTTTCCATAACACCACAGCCACGCTGTActatctgtctgactgtgtaGCAGCACTGCTGGATATTTTCTGGTTTCTGCCTTGGCTCAGAAATGTGTTGGAGTACATTCTTTTAATGCCATACCGGATCCTGTGTGTTCTTACTGGAGGGGGGTACTATGAAGAGGCTTGGAGGAAGGTGCTGGAAACACTGCTCAAAgagcacagtgagagagagaaagaggcactGCAG ATATTGTCACTGGAAGCGGAGGCCTCTCTTGAGGAAATAACTCGCAGCTACAGGGAGCTGGCCAAGACCTGGCATCCAGACCACAACCCCAGGAAAGATGCTGAGGCAATGTTTGTGAAGATCCAAGAGGCTTATGAGGTCCTTCTACGGCGGCACAAACCCCATCGATTCAAATAG
- the ikzf4 gene encoding zinc finger protein Eos isoform X2, translated as MESGERMNADDCNGRSYAQGNGGESSTEQDFYGALQGPSARSPNSQQSSPHRSLSANSIKVELCSDDESPGAPQPENREAVRDDSRRDDRGEPMEEGNAEFAGAGRDRASIYREMASPKAASPGPIRLPNGKLQCEVCGMICIGPNVLMVHKRSHTGERPFQCNQCGASFTQKGNLLRHIKLHSGEKPFKCPTCNYACRRRDALAGHLRTHAVSSPTVGKPFKCSYCSRSYKQQSTLEEHLERCHSYLKSLDHQTAVNTQTAQGEESVSMEIISKPVLQPSNEKIQFVDRLTSITKRKRSTPQKFLGEKHMHLDLPDAPYELSSGSEKEGDLMSSQPAGDSVGLAGSHLQGARGKGENHESPALSQLHPAFLTELRTVIGSINSNVTPQGPRAHGGGGLAAMSLGLAGREAGEGRVDQPSANSHTTSPNGCPDSTDTESTAEEQSTRATAPTSTSNNHHLHYQTPALPRSHPTSSPSQAKDLDQEWERACPVPTAMVKRSPGSPLSSRETVQVLDRDGRPVRSFHCRHCRILFLDHVMFTIHMGCHGFRQPFECNICGHRSQDRYEFSSHISRGEHQVG; from the exons ATG GAATCTGGTGAGAGAATGAATGCTGATGACTGCAATGGGCGCTCATATGCACAAG GTAATGGAGGAGAGTCATCAACGGAGCAGGATTTTTATGGCGCGCTGCAGGGCCCTTCAGCAAGATCTCCAAACAGTCAGCAGTCCTCACCACACCGCTCCCTTAGTG CAAACTCCATCAAGGTTGAGCTGTGCAGTGATGATGAGTCACCAGGTGCTCCACAGCCAGAGAACAGGGAGGCTGTGAGGGATGATAGCAGGAGGGATGACAGAGGGGAACCCATGGAAGAAGGGAACGCCGAGTTTGCCGGAGCTGGAAGAGACAGAGCGAGCATTTACAGAGAGATGGCCAGTCCAAAAGCTGCCTCGCCGGGTCCTATCCGGCTCCCCAATGGGAAGCTCCAGTGTGAGGTTTGTGGGATGATCTGCATCGGACCCAATGTGCTGATGGTTCACAAGCgaagtcacacag GTGAGAGGCCGTTTCAGTGTAACCAGTGTGGGGCTTCCTTCACCCAGAAGGGGAACTTGCTGCGCCACATCAAGCTGCATTCGGGAGAGAAGCCTTTCAAATGTCCCACTTGCAACTATGCTTGTCGCCGTAGAGATGCCCTGGCTGGACATCTGCGCACGCATGCAG TGTCTTCGCCGACAGTGGGAAAACCTTTCAAGTGCAGCTACTGCAGTCGCAGCTACAAGCAACAGAGCACACTGGAAGAACATCTGGAGCGCTGCCATAGTTATCTGAAGAGTCTGGACCACCAGACAGCAGTCAACACGCAGACAGCACAGG GTGAAGAGTCAGTAAGCATGGAGATAATCTCTAAACCTGTGCTCCAGCCATCCAATGAAAAAATCCAGTTTGTGGATAGACTGACCAGTATCACCAAACGCAAGAGATCAACACCACAGAAGTTTTtgg GTGAGAAGCACATGCACCTTGACCTACCTGACGCACCTTATGAATTGTCCTCTGGCTCTGAGAAAGAGGGGGACCTCATGAGCTCTCAGCCTGCTGGGGACTCGGTTGGGCTGGCTGGTTCACACCTCCAAGGCGCCAGGGGTAAAGGTGAGAACCATGAGTCGCCTGCACTGTCTCAGCTCCATCCTGCCTTCCTGACGGAGCTCCGCACGGTTATAGGCTCCATCAACAGCAACGTGACTCCTCAGGGCCCCCGAGCACATGGCGGAGGTGGGCTGGCAGCGATGTCTCTCGGGCTGGCAGGGCGGGAGGCAGGCGAAGGCCGTGTTGACCAACCCTCAGCCAATAGCCATACCACCTCGCCCAACGGCTGTCCCGACTctacagacacagagagcacagCAGAAGAGCAGAGCACAAGGGCTACAGCCCCGACAAGTACCTCCAACAACCACCACCTCCACTACCAAACCCCAGCACTGCCCCGCAGCCATCCCACTTCCAGCCCCAGCCAGGCCAAAGACTTGGACCAAGAGTGGGAGAGAGCGTGTCCTGTGCCCACCGCCATGGTAAAGAGGAGCCCTGGCTCACCCCTTTCTTCAAGGGAGACAGTGCAGGTGTTAGACAGGGACGGCAGGCCTGTGCGCTCCTTCCACTGCCGGCACTGCCGCATCCTCTTCCTGGACCATGTCATGTTCACCATCCACATGGGTTGTCACGGTTTTCGCCAACCCTTCGAGTGCAACATCTGTGGCCACCGCAGCCAGGACCGCTACGAGTTCTCATCTCACATCAGCCGCGGAGAGCACCAGGTGGGCTGA
- the ikzf4 gene encoding zinc finger protein Eos isoform X3, which translates to MNADDCNGRSYAQGNGGESSTEQDFYGALQGPSARSPNSQQSSPHRSLSANSIKVELCSDDESPGAPQPENREAVRDDSRRDDRGEPMEEGNAEFAGAGRDRASIYREMASPKAASPGPIRLPNGKLQCEVCGMICIGPNVLMVHKRSHTGERPFQCNQCGASFTQKGNLLRHIKLHSGEKPFKCPTCNYACRRRDALAGHLRTHAVSSPTVGKPFKCSYCSRSYKQQSTLEEHLERCHSYLKSLDHQTAVNTQTAQGEESVSMEIISKPVLQPSNEKIQFVDRLTSITKRKRSTPQKFLGEKHMHLDLPDAPYELSSGSEKEGDLMSSQPAGDSVGLAGSHLQGARGKGENHESPALSQLHPAFLTELRTVIGSINSNVTPQGPRAHGGGGLAAMSLGLAGREAGEGRVDQPSANSHTTSPNGCPDSTDTESTAEEQSTRATAPTSTSNNHHLHYQTPALPRSHPTSSPSQAKDLDQEWERACPVPTAMVKRSPGSPLSSRETVQVLDRDGRPVRSFHCRHCRILFLDHVMFTIHMGCHGFRQPFECNICGHRSQDRYEFSSHISRGEHQVG; encoded by the exons ATGAATGCTGATGACTGCAATGGGCGCTCATATGCACAAG GTAATGGAGGAGAGTCATCAACGGAGCAGGATTTTTATGGCGCGCTGCAGGGCCCTTCAGCAAGATCTCCAAACAGTCAGCAGTCCTCACCACACCGCTCCCTTAGTG CAAACTCCATCAAGGTTGAGCTGTGCAGTGATGATGAGTCACCAGGTGCTCCACAGCCAGAGAACAGGGAGGCTGTGAGGGATGATAGCAGGAGGGATGACAGAGGGGAACCCATGGAAGAAGGGAACGCCGAGTTTGCCGGAGCTGGAAGAGACAGAGCGAGCATTTACAGAGAGATGGCCAGTCCAAAAGCTGCCTCGCCGGGTCCTATCCGGCTCCCCAATGGGAAGCTCCAGTGTGAGGTTTGTGGGATGATCTGCATCGGACCCAATGTGCTGATGGTTCACAAGCgaagtcacacag GTGAGAGGCCGTTTCAGTGTAACCAGTGTGGGGCTTCCTTCACCCAGAAGGGGAACTTGCTGCGCCACATCAAGCTGCATTCGGGAGAGAAGCCTTTCAAATGTCCCACTTGCAACTATGCTTGTCGCCGTAGAGATGCCCTGGCTGGACATCTGCGCACGCATGCAG TGTCTTCGCCGACAGTGGGAAAACCTTTCAAGTGCAGCTACTGCAGTCGCAGCTACAAGCAACAGAGCACACTGGAAGAACATCTGGAGCGCTGCCATAGTTATCTGAAGAGTCTGGACCACCAGACAGCAGTCAACACGCAGACAGCACAGG GTGAAGAGTCAGTAAGCATGGAGATAATCTCTAAACCTGTGCTCCAGCCATCCAATGAAAAAATCCAGTTTGTGGATAGACTGACCAGTATCACCAAACGCAAGAGATCAACACCACAGAAGTTTTtgg GTGAGAAGCACATGCACCTTGACCTACCTGACGCACCTTATGAATTGTCCTCTGGCTCTGAGAAAGAGGGGGACCTCATGAGCTCTCAGCCTGCTGGGGACTCGGTTGGGCTGGCTGGTTCACACCTCCAAGGCGCCAGGGGTAAAGGTGAGAACCATGAGTCGCCTGCACTGTCTCAGCTCCATCCTGCCTTCCTGACGGAGCTCCGCACGGTTATAGGCTCCATCAACAGCAACGTGACTCCTCAGGGCCCCCGAGCACATGGCGGAGGTGGGCTGGCAGCGATGTCTCTCGGGCTGGCAGGGCGGGAGGCAGGCGAAGGCCGTGTTGACCAACCCTCAGCCAATAGCCATACCACCTCGCCCAACGGCTGTCCCGACTctacagacacagagagcacagCAGAAGAGCAGAGCACAAGGGCTACAGCCCCGACAAGTACCTCCAACAACCACCACCTCCACTACCAAACCCCAGCACTGCCCCGCAGCCATCCCACTTCCAGCCCCAGCCAGGCCAAAGACTTGGACCAAGAGTGGGAGAGAGCGTGTCCTGTGCCCACCGCCATGGTAAAGAGGAGCCCTGGCTCACCCCTTTCTTCAAGGGAGACAGTGCAGGTGTTAGACAGGGACGGCAGGCCTGTGCGCTCCTTCCACTGCCGGCACTGCCGCATCCTCTTCCTGGACCATGTCATGTTCACCATCCACATGGGTTGTCACGGTTTTCGCCAACCCTTCGAGTGCAACATCTGTGGCCACCGCAGCCAGGACCGCTACGAGTTCTCATCTCACATCAGCCGCGGAGAGCACCAGGTGGGCTGA
- the lmbr1l gene encoding limb region 1 homolog-like protein codes for MEADDVSVREQLFHNRVRETIICVLLFTCLYIVSYLILTHFKKTAEFVTDDIEDATVNKIALWLCTFTLSVAVCAVLLLPISILSNEVLLTFPQSYYMQWLNGSLIHGLWNLVFLFSNLSLVFLMPFAYFFTESEGFAGSKKGVMARVYEAVVLLLLLALLVLGIVWVASALLHDNIARKSLYDLWEYYLPYLYSGISLFGVLLLLLCTPFGLSRMFSVTGSLLVKPRLFEDVEDTLSCTTFEEDSLSRKLNCGSTSCWVKLNMEAMKKEYQTVRSKRIALEMRRKASPWQRNLGYPLAMLMLLALTVMCVLMVCFNVLELLLDETAMPRGMEDPHLGMASFSMFGSLGAAVQVVLILYLMVSSVVGFYSSPLFTSLLPRAQDTNLTQIIANCVSLLILSSALPVFSRTLGITRFDLLGDFGRYNWLGNFYIVFLYNMLFAGLTSASLIKTVTWAVQRELIRAFGLHRLPLTVSRSTVPFRLLLASGLSKIQ; via the exons ATGGAAGCGGACGACGTGTCGGTTAGAGAGCAACTTTTCCACAACCGAGTCCGGGAGACGATA ATCTGTGTGCTCCTGTTTACATGCCTTTACATAGTGTCCTACCTCATACTTACCCACTTCAAGAAGACGGCCGAGTTTGTCACAG ATGATATTGAAGATGCCACCGTCAACAAAATTGC gCTGTGGTTGTGTACGTTCACCCTCTCTGTTGCCGTGTGTGCTGTACTCCTTCTCCCCATCTCCATTTTGTCCAATGAGGTGCTGCTCACCTTCCCACAAAGCTACTACATGCAGTGGCTCAATGGATCTCTCATCCACG GTTTGTGGAACCTAGTTTTCCTTTTCTCCAATTTGTCTCTGGTCTTCCTCATGCCCTTTGCCTACTTCTTCACGGAGTCTGAGGGATTTGCAGGGTCCAAAAAG GGGGTAATGGCACGAGTATATGAGGCagttgtgctgctgttgctccTGGCACTGCTTGTGCTGGGCATTGTGTGGGTGGCATCAGCCCTCCTCCATGACAACATAGCCAGGAAGAGCCTCTACG ACCTGTGGGAGTATTACCTTCCATACCTGTACTCAGGCATATCTCTGTTTGGAGTGTTGCTGCTTTTGT tGTGCACTCCCTTTGGGTTGTCCCGAATGTTCAGTGTAACTGGCAGCCTACTGGTCAAACCACGG TTATTTGAAGATGTAGAAGACACTCTGAGCTGCACCACATTTGAGGAAGACTCACTCTCGAGGAAACTGAACT GCGGCAGTACGTCATGCTGGGTCAAGCTGAACATGGAGGCGATGAAAAAAGAGTACCAAACGGTCCGGAGCAAGCGGATCGCACTGG AGATGCGTAGGAAAGCGTCCCCGTGGCAGCGAAACTTGGGCTATCCACTGGCCATGCTCATGCTCCTCGCACTCACG GTGATGTGTGTCCTGATGGTCTGTTTCAATGTGTTGGAGTTGCTCCTGGATGAGACCGCTATGCCCAGAGGAATGGAG gacCCTCACCTGGGAATGGCCTCCTTCTCTATGTTCGGCTCACTTGGCGCTGCAGTTCAAGTAGTCCTCATCCT CTACCTTATGGTATCCTCAGTGGTGGGTTTTTATAGTTCTCCTCTCTTCACTAGCCTCCTGCCTCGAGCACAGGACACAAACCTCACACAG ataATTGCAAACTGTGTGTCACTGCTTATCCTGAGCTCTGCACTACCAGTCTTTTCACGCACACTCG GGATCACCCGCTTCGATCTACTGGGAGACTTCGGTCGGTACAACTGGCTCGGGAACTTTTACATTGTCTTCCTGTACAACATGCTGTTTGCTGGTCTCACCTCTGCCTCCCTGATCAAGACGGTCACCTGGGCAGTTCAGAGAGAGCTCATCCGTGCCTTTG GTCTCCATAGACTGCCTTTAACTGTGTCACGCTCCACCGTCCCCTTCAGACTCCTCCTGGCCAGTGGACTTTCTAAAATCCAGTga